The sequence below is a genomic window from Flagellimonas marinaquae.
CTTAGAAATGTTACGTGTCCCTATTGCCATCAAACCGGGACATTGACCGCTGTTGCCCAACCGAACTATGCCCATTTGTTCTGGATTCCACTTTTTACCCTTAATACAATTAGGTTCGCAGAGTGTTCGCACTGTAAAAAAGTATATTACAAGGAGGAGTTTACCCCAGAGATGGAACAAGCGTTGTCCTTATAAAAAAACGGCCGGGTAAACCCGACCGTTGTGTAAAACCAAAACGATTAGATATCGAACCGAAGGCCCAGTGAGATATTGTTCTGTTTTATTTCTGCATCCTTAAAAATGGGATTTAGGTCGTATTTTATATAAAGCAGTACACCGTCTACGCCCAAATATCCGCTCACACCATAAATTAGGTCGCTTGTGTTGTAGTCCCTTTTTAGTTTATCCTTTACATTTTCCCCGTCCCTATTGTATTTTAATTTTTGGCGTGTTCCCAGATTAAATCCGCCATAGCCACCGAATCCCACTCTAAATTGATCGCGAATGGAATATCGTATGGTACGTTCTTTTTTATGAAATCGAGAGGGGCCCACCTCAAAATGAACAGGAAAAACAAGGTTGTCCATTCTTAACTTGGATTTATCCAGATCATACTCGAACTCTTGCAATACGGTCTGATCTCCGTCTTGCACAAAAACCTGATTGTCGTCCGGCTTTAAACCATTGAACTGAAACGAAAAACCGTAGTTAACACGCAGCCAGTTGGTATTCCGGAACACACGTGTCCGCCATTGCCAGCCCATCTCAAAAAAACGGCTTCCTCCAATTTTATAAGGAGAATCGGACAGGGACTGCCCCTCTATCAAAGCATTGTTAAAACCGATGGCCATAACAAAATCCGAGTAAGTTCGCCTATCGTATTTTAAGTCTCTTTTTCTTTGTCGGGAATTAAAAGTTACCGCCGGTTTTCCATCAATGAGCAATCCAATGCGCATTCTATCACCATAAATGGTATCGGATTCGGACAAGGTAAGTACATCTCCTTTGTTGCGCTCCAGCAAAGCGATCTTGTTCTCTATAATCGCGACCCTGTTCTCAATGTTCAGAGCTCTTTGCTTTGCCACTTCCTCCTTAAGTATTTTGGCTTCATTTTCGGTAATATCACCATCTTCCAATCTTTGGTTTATGTCCCGTACCTCAATCTTTAGGGCTTCTTTTTCCTGATCGATTATGCGTTGTTTTTCCAGCTTGAGCGTTTCGATTTTCTTTTGATAATCTTCTTGTGCAAAAAGAGATTGAGAAACTAGGAACAGGAGCAAGATTGCTGAATAAAATGTAATTGTTTTCATGATTGTTTTGATTTGCAACCCTCCTTCCCTCCTGTCCATTGTTAAGGACAGGAAGTATTGAAAGGTTTATTTTGATTGATGAATAACTTTATTGGTTTCGGTCCGCCACAGCAGTACGCAATTTTAGGTAACCGGATTTTAGTGCATCAAAGATCTGGTCACGGAAAGATTCGTCCAACTCATCCTCCACTTCGGCCAACAAGGACATGGCATCCACAGTCCCGCTCTCTGAAAATAGTTTGTCGGTTAAAATCTGTCGCTGTGCGGCACGCAGCAAGGAATCGACTTCGGCATCGGAAACATCTTGCCGTACACTTTCCATGAGCTCCACTTGTGCCACTACTTCTTCCACTTTTTGTGCGATCAACTTATCTGGGTTTAGGATCATGTCGTCCTTTAAAGGTTGTCTATTGTCCTTTGTGGCGATTGCAGTATTTGGATTTACATTGGGCAATGGTGTTTCTACCAGTTTTTGCATTTTAGTCACTTTCGACTTAGTCTCCGCAACGTCTATTTGGTTATTTTCTTTTGCCTTTATTTCTTCCGCCTCAATGACCTTCTCATTTTTGATTTCGTTTCCTACCATTTTCATTTGCTCTGTTGGGCCATTGTCCTTGGTAAAAAAGAACGCAGACACCAAAACGACCCCTACAACACTGGCGGCCACCGCGTACATAAACCATGTATTCCTTTTCTTTGGCACGGGTTGTTCCAATTGCGATGCAATCTTGTTCCAAGCCCCATCCGATGGGACAATGGTTCGCTCCTCGAGCTTTTGTTTGATATGTTTTTCAAGTTTAGCCATATCCCTTATTTTTTGTTCGCCGTTTTTGAATTGGGCGACATTCCTTTTAAACTTAAATTTTCTTGAAGCATTTTTCTGGCCTTGAAAAGTTGCGATTTTGAAGTTCCTTCGCTAATTGCCAACATCTCCGCTATTTCCTTATGTCCGTATCCTTCAATGGCATACAGCAAGAAAACGGCTTTGTATCCTTCTGGAAGACCATCTATCAAGTGTTGCACATACTCCATATCCAACAGTCCATCGGATATGGGTCCTAACACCTCTTCCCTCACTTCGACCGCATCATCATCGTAAACAACAAACTGTTTTTTACGTAGAAAGGAAATACTTTCCCTTACCATAATGCTCCTGACCCAGCCTTCAAAACTACCTTTATATTGGTAAGAGCCGAGATGGTTGAACATCTTGACAAAACCATTTACCATAACATCTTCCGCAAAATGAAGGTCCTTGATATACTGTCTGCATACCCCGAGCATTTTGGGCGAGAACTTCTCGTACAACAATTTTTGAGCCTGCTGATCTCCCTTGATCGATTTTTTAATCAGTTGCTTTTCGTTGTTATGTAGCGAGATGATTTTCAAAAAAAATGGTTTACAAAAGTGCTTCTATTTAAATAGACGGGATATAAACGTAAATGGTTGCCCGAAAAATAAAAATTTTCGACATTTAATTGATAACCAACCTTATAAACACCTATTTTTTACGGTCTACCACGTAATTTACCATTAGGGTGAGGGCACTTTTGTATTCGGAATCGGGGTAATTGTCCAAAATGGCCAACGCTTCATCCTTAAACTCCAACATTTTGGTAACTGCATATTCCAGGCCGCCTTTTTCCTTAACGTACTCTATAACCTCTTTTACACGTTTTTTGTTCTTGTTGTGTTTTTTGATGGAATTGATCAACCATTTTTTACTTTCCTTATCACTATGGTTCAATGCATAGATCAATGGCAGTGTCATTTTTTGTTCCTTTATATCGATACCAGTAGGCTTTCCAATTTTCTCGGCACCGTAGTCAAAAAGGTCGTCCTTAATTTGGAAGGCCATTCCACAAAGCTCCCCGAACTTCCGGAAGGCTTCCACCTCATCCGAATCCGGTCTCACCGAACATGCCCCCATACTGCAACAAGCGGCAATAAGAGTGGCTGTTTTTTGGCGGATAATGTCGTAGTAAACCTCTTCGGTAATATCCAAAAGTCTCGCTTTTTCTATCTGGAGCAGTTCCCCTTCGCTCATATCGCGAACGGCATTGGAAATAATGTGTAGTAAATCGTAATCCTTGTTTTCCAGAGATACCAACAAACCCTTAGAGAAAAGAAAATCCCCGACCAGAACAGCAATCTTGTTTTTCCACAGGGCATTAATGGAAAAAAAGCCCCGGCGTTTGTTACTGTCGTCCACCACATCGTCGTGGACCAGGCTTGCAGTGTGTATCAACTCAATTATGGAAGCTCCTGTGTATGTACGTTCGTTGACTTCCCCGTTCAATAATTTGGCGGTAAGGAACACGAACATTGGGCGCATTTGCTTGCCCTTGCGGTTAACAATATAGTAGGTGATCCTATTAAACAGTGCAACCTTGGAAGACATGGATTTGAGGAACTTTTCCTCAAAAAGCTGCATCTCATTTTCTATGGGTTCCCGTATCTGCGAAACGATTTTCAACGTAGCGGTGTGGTGTTTGGTTTTAAAACCCTAAAAGTAGGGAAAATGCGAGAGTTGTTAGAACTAAATCGAAGTTTTAAGATAGAGTTCTAAAAGTATCGTTGTTTTACCTACCAATGTGGATGGCCAATCAAAAATTAAACTCTAGCTTTTGTTGGCCAATTGACCGCAAGCGGCATCGATATCCTTGCCTCGCGACCTACGTATGGTAACCGTGATGCCGTTTTGCTCCAAGGTATTCTTGTACATGTCAATGGCACTATTGGGTGCTTGTTGAAAGTCACCATCATCAATGGGGTTGTACTCGATTATGTTGACCTTGGATGGTGCAAACTTGCAAAACTTGACCAGTGCATCTGCTGCCTTCTGGGTATCGTTGATTCCTTTCCAGATCACATATTCGTAGGTAATTCTATTCTTGGTCTTGCTGTACCAATACTCCAATGCCTCCCTGAGTTCTTTAAGTGGAAATGTGGCATTAAAGGGCATAATGGAAGTTCGGACCTCGTCGATAGCGGAGTGCAATGAAACTGCCAGACCAAATTTGACTTCTTCGTCTGCCATTTTCCTGATCATCTTAGGCACTCCGGAGGTAGAGACCACAATACGCTTGGGGGACATGCCCAATCCTTCCGGGGAAGTAATTTTTTCTATGGCCTTGAGCACATTGTTATAGTTCATCAACGGTTCTCCCATACCCATAAAAACTATATTGCTCAACGGACGATCAAAATACAATCTGCTCTCGTTGTCTATGGCCACTACCTGATCATATATCTCATCCGGATTTAAATTCCTCATGCGTTTTAGACGGGCCGTTGCACAGAATTTACAATCCAAACTGCATCCAACCTGACTGGACACACAGGCTGTGGTCCGGGTTTCCGTGGGAATCAAAACGGATTCCACTATTAAGCCATCATGCAAACGAACGGCATTTTTAATGGTTCCGTCGGAACTTCGCTGCATTTGATCTACCCGAATATGATTGATAACAAAGTTATCTTCCAACATTTGTCGGGTTTCCTTGGAAATATTGGTCATGGCATCAAAATCGTGGGCCGACTTTTGCCACAACCATTCGTACACTTGGTTTCCACGAAATGCCTTGTCTCCCTGCTCCACAAAAAAGTTTCGGAGCTGCTCTTTGGTCAATGCGCGTATATCCTTCTTTTTGTTTTCCACTATCTAAAGATAAGGAAGAAAAAAATCCCGTTCACTTTAAGGTCAACGGGATTTTTCTTCTATGATTTTCCGTTTTTATAGAATCAACATCGCATCTCCATAGGAGTAGAAACGATATCCTTCCAAAATTGCCTGCTTGTACGCTTTCTTGATAAGATCGTGACCGGCAAATGCGGAAACCATCATCATTAAAGTGGATTTTGGCAAGTGGAAATTGGTGATCATACAATTGGCTATGCTAAAATCGTACGGAGGAAATATGAACTTGTTGGTCCATCCTTCAAACGTATTCAATGTATGCTCTGAAGAAACAGCACTTTCCAAGCCGCGCATAACGGTTGTACCTACGGCACATACTTTTCGCTTGTTGGCTTTTGCGTTATTTACTACTTCTGTTGCTTTTTCATCGATCACCAATTCTTCGCTATCCATTTTGTGTTTGGACAAGTCCTCTACCTCTACTGGGTTAAATGTTCCCAGTCCTACGTGCAAAGTGACCTCTGCAAACTGAATGCCTTTGATCTCCAAACGCTTTAATAAGTGTTTGGAAAAGTGAAGCCCTGCGGTCGGTGCTGCTACAGCTCCCTCGTGCTTGGCGTAAATGGTCTGGTAACGTTCCTCGTCTTCTGGTGTTACCTCTCTTTTAATGTATTTGGGCAACGGAGTTTCTCCAAGCTCCCTAAGCTTTCTTCTAAAATCGGTATAAGAACCATCGTAAAGAAAACGCAATGTTCTTCCTCTCGATGTTGTATTATCGATCACTTCTGCCACCAAACTTTCATCATCGCCAAAATAAAGCTTGTTACCGATCCTAATCTTTCTTGCCGGATCTACCAAAACATCCCAAAGTCGTTGCTCTTGGTTAAGTTCCCTAAGCAAGAACACTTCTATCCTAGCACCGGTTTTTTCCTTGTTTCCAAAAAGTCTCGCAGGAAACACCTTGGTATTGTTCAAGACCATTACATCGTCTTCATCAAAATAATCTACAATGTCTTTGAACATTTTATGCTCAATTTTTCCTGTATCCCTATGAACTACCATTAGTTTGGATTCGTCACGATGTTCCGCGGGATATTCTGCCAACAATTCTTTTGGCAATTCAAAATTGAAGTTCGATAATTTCATGTGGACTTTTTTTCGATTTTTTTTAAGAGGTGCAAATATACAACCTCGTGATAGGGGATGTCAAGTAATTTGATGATTAAATGTGATTTACAATTCTTGGACTGCGAACCCAAGGGTTTTTAGGTCGTTCCAAAAATCGGGATAGGATTTGGAAACCACTTCGGCATCGTTGACCACAAAGTCAACTTTCAGTGCTAGTGGGCCAAAGGCCATCGCCATTCGATGATCGTTGTAGGTATCCACGAAAACTCCTTCTGCAAGCTGATTTTGTGCTTGTAAGGTCAGGCTTTCGGAATCGATATCCACCTTGGCACCAAACTTGCCCAACTCTTTCTGCAGAGCAGCCAACCGGTCGGTCTCCTTAATGGGCAAGGTGTGCAAGCCGGTCAAGTGGCAGCCAATACCCAATCCCAAGCAGCTAACGGCAATCGTCTGAGCAATATCCGGGGCGTTGGAAAGATCGTAAGTTAAATGGTCGGCAATATCTTTTGATGTTTTCTTGAGTACAATGGTATTGTCCGTAAATATGGTCTCCACACCAAAATCCTTATAGATTTTTGCCAAAATGCTATCGCCCTGTAAAGAGTTTTGTTTGTACGACGATAGTGTTATTGCCGAACCTACATCGCACATGGCCACAATACTGTAAAAATAGCTGGCCGAACTCCAATCGGATTCTACCACCAAAGTAGTATCCACTACCTCTGTTTTTGGGTCGACTTTTATGGTGTTCGCCACAAAGGAAGTTTGGACGCCTATCTGTTCCAACAGGGCCAATGTCATTTTTATATAAGGAACAGATGTAATCTTGCCGATCAGTTCCAGTTCCAAACCATTCTCCAAGCTAGGTGCAATTAAAAGTAATGCGGAAATATATTGGCTGCTAATATTTGCAGGCAGGGATACACGGTTTTTTCCGAGCTTTTTACCAGAAATCTTCAGCGGGGGATAACCCGTTTCCTTTTCGTATTGAATATCTGCCCCGAGTGCTTGCAATGCTTCCACCAGCACTTTAATAGGCCGCTCCTGCATTCGATGCGAACCCGTGAGCACCACTTGTTTGCCTTGTTGCGATGCAAAATAGGCGGTTAAAAAACGCATAGCGGTACCTGCATGGTGAATATCCACCACTCCATTGGACTTGGCCAAACCCTTTTGCATAACTTCCCCATCGTCCGAGTTGGAAAGATTGGCTATTTTAATATTCGGAAAAAGCGCCTGCAACAATAACGAACGGTTTGTTTCACTCTTAGAACCAGTGATTGCTATGTCTTTTTCAATTTTTGTATTGTTGGGATAAGAAAGTTGGAGTTTCAATTCGTTAGGGTTTGTATGAATTGTCAAAACTAGAAAAAACAGCCCTAAAGTCCCTTTATAACCGAAACTTTATTTAAGCTTTTTGTTATTTTGATGACGGTCGTGATCCCTTTTGGTCTTTAAATCCAATTTTTTATCGAATGCCTCTTGTAAATCGATTCCGGTTTGGTTGGCCAAGCAGAGTACCACAAAAACAACATCGGCAAGTTCTTCGCCCAGATCTTTTGCTTTGTCGGATTCTTTTTCGCTCTGTTCACCATATCTTCTGGCAATAATACGGGCCACTTCGCCAACCTCTTCGGTAAGCTGGGCCATGTTGGTCAGTTCGTTAAAGTAACGGACCCCATGATTTTTAATCCACTCATCAACGGCCTTTTGTGCGTTTTCTATGTTCATTATTCTCTATTTTTTGTGTCCACAATAATGGTAACCGGACCATCATTGAGCAACTCCACTTTCATATCGGCGCCAAAAATTCCGATTCCAACCTTCTTTCCGAATTTTTGCTCCAATACCTGAACAAAACTCTCGTACACAGGAATGGCAACATCGGGTTTTGCGGCTTTTATGTACGATGGTCGATTTCCTTTTTTGGTAGACGCATGCAATGTAAACTGACTAACTACTATAATATCGCCATCAGTATCCAATACGGAGCGGTTCATCACCCCGTTCTCGTCGTTAAAAATGCGAAGGTTTAAAACTTTATTGGTCAACCAGTCTATATCTTCTTTTGTATCGGCATCCTCGATGCCCAGTAAGATCAAAAGCCCGTTTCCGATGGATGATATCATTTTGCCATCGACGGCAACACTTGCCTTTGATACTCTCTGTAGTACTGTTCTCATTTATCTTTCCCTGTATGGATTATCTTCTTCCCCAGTGAGCATTTGCACATAGCTCCGATAGCGACTTGCTGCAATTTCATTGTTCTCCAGAGCTTTTTTTACGGCACATTTGGGTTCGTCCAAATGTAAACAGTTATTAAATTTACACTCCGATTTTAACGCAAAAAACTCGGGAAAATAGTCTCCGATCTCGTGC
It includes:
- the queA gene encoding tRNA preQ1(34) S-adenosylmethionine ribosyltransferase-isomerase QueA, with the protein product MKLSNFNFELPKELLAEYPAEHRDESKLMVVHRDTGKIEHKMFKDIVDYFDEDDVMVLNNTKVFPARLFGNKEKTGARIEVFLLRELNQEQRLWDVLVDPARKIRIGNKLYFGDDESLVAEVIDNTTSRGRTLRFLYDGSYTDFRRKLRELGETPLPKYIKREVTPEDEERYQTIYAKHEGAVAAPTAGLHFSKHLLKRLEIKGIQFAEVTLHVGLGTFNPVEVEDLSKHKMDSEELVIDEKATEVVNNAKANKRKVCAVGTTVMRGLESAVSSEHTLNTFEGWTNKFIFPPYDFSIANCMITNFHLPKSTLMMMVSAFAGHDLIKKAYKQAILEGYRFYSYGDAMLIL
- a CDS encoding 3-phosphoshikimate 1-carboxyvinyltransferase; its protein translation is MKLQLSYPNNTKIEKDIAITGSKSETNRSLLLQALFPNIKIANLSNSDDGEVMQKGLAKSNGVVDIHHAGTAMRFLTAYFASQQGKQVVLTGSHRMQERPIKVLVEALQALGADIQYEKETGYPPLKISGKKLGKNRVSLPANISSQYISALLLIAPSLENGLELELIGKITSVPYIKMTLALLEQIGVQTSFVANTIKVDPKTEVVDTTLVVESDWSSASYFYSIVAMCDVGSAITLSSYKQNSLQGDSILAKIYKDFGVETIFTDNTIVLKKTSKDIADHLTYDLSNAPDIAQTIAVSCLGLGIGCHLTGLHTLPIKETDRLAALQKELGKFGAKVDIDSESLTLQAQNQLAEGVFVDTYNDHRMAMAFGPLALKVDFVVNDAEVVSKSYPDFWNDLKTLGFAVQEL
- a CDS encoding zinc-ribbon domain-containing protein, translated to MILFFGTRTGKKATKVLRNVTCPYCHQTGTLTAVAQPNYAHLFWIPLFTLNTIRFAECSHCKKVYYKEEFTPEMEQALSL
- a CDS encoding coiled-coil domain-containing protein, giving the protein MKTITFYSAILLLFLVSQSLFAQEDYQKKIETLKLEKQRIIDQEKEALKIEVRDINQRLEDGDITENEAKILKEEVAKQRALNIENRVAIIENKIALLERNKGDVLTLSESDTIYGDRMRIGLLIDGKPAVTFNSRQRKRDLKYDRRTYSDFVMAIGFNNALIEGQSLSDSPYKIGGSRFFEMGWQWRTRVFRNTNWLRVNYGFSFQFNGLKPDDNQVFVQDGDQTVLQEFEYDLDKSKLRMDNLVFPVHFEVGPSRFHKKERTIRYSIRDQFRVGFGGYGGFNLGTRQKLKYNRDGENVKDKLKRDYNTSDLIYGVSGYLGVDGVLLYIKYDLNPIFKDAEIKQNNISLGLRFDI
- a CDS encoding RNA polymerase sigma factor, producing the protein MKIISLHNNEKQLIKKSIKGDQQAQKLLYEKFSPKMLGVCRQYIKDLHFAEDVMVNGFVKMFNHLGSYQYKGSFEGWVRSIMVRESISFLRKKQFVVYDDDAVEVREEVLGPISDGLLDMEYVQHLIDGLPEGYKAVFLLYAIEGYGHKEIAEMLAISEGTSKSQLFKARKMLQENLSLKGMSPNSKTANKK
- the dtd gene encoding D-aminoacyl-tRNA deacylase, translating into MRTVLQRVSKASVAVDGKMISSIGNGLLILLGIEDADTKEDIDWLTNKVLNLRIFNDENGVMNRSVLDTDGDIIVVSQFTLHASTKKGNRPSYIKAAKPDVAIPVYESFVQVLEQKFGKKVGIGIFGADMKVELLNDGPVTIIVDTKNRE
- a CDS encoding nucleotide pyrophosphohydrolase encodes the protein MNIENAQKAVDEWIKNHGVRYFNELTNMAQLTEEVGEVARIIARRYGEQSEKESDKAKDLGEELADVVFVVLCLANQTGIDLQEAFDKKLDLKTKRDHDRHQNNKKLK
- a CDS encoding polyprenyl synthetase family protein, giving the protein MKIVSQIREPIENEMQLFEEKFLKSMSSKVALFNRITYYIVNRKGKQMRPMFVFLTAKLLNGEVNERTYTGASIIELIHTASLVHDDVVDDSNKRRGFFSINALWKNKIAVLVGDFLFSKGLLVSLENKDYDLLHIISNAVRDMSEGELLQIEKARLLDITEEVYYDIIRQKTATLIAACCSMGACSVRPDSDEVEAFRKFGELCGMAFQIKDDLFDYGAEKIGKPTGIDIKEQKMTLPLIYALNHSDKESKKWLINSIKKHNKNKKRVKEVIEYVKEKGGLEYAVTKMLEFKDEALAILDNYPDSEYKSALTLMVNYVVDRKK
- the rlmN gene encoding 23S rRNA (adenine(2503)-C(2))-methyltransferase RlmN, with the translated sequence MENKKKDIRALTKEQLRNFFVEQGDKAFRGNQVYEWLWQKSAHDFDAMTNISKETRQMLEDNFVINHIRVDQMQRSSDGTIKNAVRLHDGLIVESVLIPTETRTTACVSSQVGCSLDCKFCATARLKRMRNLNPDEIYDQVVAIDNESRLYFDRPLSNIVFMGMGEPLMNYNNVLKAIEKITSPEGLGMSPKRIVVSTSGVPKMIRKMADEEVKFGLAVSLHSAIDEVRTSIMPFNATFPLKELREALEYWYSKTKNRITYEYVIWKGINDTQKAADALVKFCKFAPSKVNIIEYNPIDDGDFQQAPNSAIDMYKNTLEQNGITVTIRRSRGKDIDAACGQLANKS